One genomic window of Amyelois transitella isolate CPQ chromosome 8, ilAmyTran1.1, whole genome shotgun sequence includes the following:
- the LOC106140994 gene encoding toll-like receptor 7 produces MDKVRLKMIITAIFFCLVMGAALTEAPDDADVCFRVSGENGAVECNVRTLSSERDVGSMHSEGAQRLAIRCGPLLLESTLRDHHFGRMQGLAEITINNCKILRLPGNVFEGLRGLKTLRIRSMNTDWNNNKELELSLGAFNGLRELHTLDLAYNNIRKIPSDLFCALENIISLNLTRNKIKFVDELGFGHKCGSTLQTIDLSHNDIMSLPADSEILHLRRLTQLFLQDNKISELPVDVFSDLLSLKVVNLSDNAINYLPEGLFHNTREIREIYMQNNELEALPKRIFNRLEQLLVLDLSANKLKSDHIEDETFSGLIRLIVLDLSHNIVARISHNMFKDLFFLQILNLNNNSIGHIEDNAFLPLFNLHTLNLGQNKLHTIEDHVFNGLFILNKLTLNNNLLSYVSDNAFKNCSDLKELDLSSNKLTKIPEAILQLPFLKSLDLGENLLTEITNSTFQNLSQLTGLRLIDNQIGNLTAGMFWGLPSLQVLNLAKNKIQSIETETFQKNTQLEAVRLDSNFISDINGVFVALTKLLWLNLSENHLVWFDYAFIPGSLKWLDIHANFIEILGNYYKIQKELHVKTLDASHNRLVTLSAMSIPNSVELLFINNNLISSIETDTFLDKRNLTRVDMYANEIESLDIDSLRVSRVADDRALPEFYISGNPFRCDCTMKWLLLINSVTSREYPRVMDLENVICKESYVRGAKYLPVSSLLVKDFLCKFETFCEDSCKCCDFINCNCKTVCPINCSCYHDSSKTTSVIDCSVKQLYALPHDFPKDATHIYLDGNVYNEINETVFNPMRNAIVIYLNASNIVHIHNNTFNQVGALKILHLDNNKISRLLGPEFSKLSNLKELYLQSNVIEYISNETFSSLGALEILRLDENRLVNYGLWHLDNNKKLQTLFIGSNNWSCDCKYLQGFLTYVSQNVEKVVDINSLWCINNKLNSAKKSLNLNVTICSEINDTSMISAFFVSNNLPLLASVLTGFMLILLILALVFTFRYACRMWLYSNCGIKLSPLAGAFKDTDKLYDAYICYSPKDEEFVVESLARELENGYPSYHLCLHYRDVPQFEATYAQFPDLVVEATEASRRIIVVLTKNFILTEWSQIEFRQALQKALRKNPHKLIIVAVGLVPRDPELKSYFKTGLEITWKEKRFWERLRYAMPMSKRHGQKLKRLNYGRNSNTYTVDASVLNSTCQTLCGKSANSAERSPCDRPLSEHIYSTIDSDYSSTDFHGRNHQPQSVVLHHTVQTYLV; encoded by the coding sequence ATGGACAAAGTGCGGCTTAAAATGATAATTACCGCGATATTCTTTTGTTTAGTGATGGGCGCGGCGCTTACGGAAGCGCCTGACGATGCAGATGTTTGTTTCCGCGTGTCCGGTGAGAATGGTGCTGTGGAGTGCAATGTACGGACGTTGTCGTCCGAGAGAGACGTCGGTTCGATGCACTCGGAAGGCGCGCAGCGGCTCGCCATCCGCTGCGGCCCGCTGCTGCTAGAGAGCACGCTGCGCGACCACCACTTCGGGAGAATGCAAGGTTTGGCAGAGATAACCATAAACAATTGCAAAATTCTCCGTCTTCCTGGCAATGTCTTCGAAGGTCTGCGGGGCCTCAAGACTTTGAGGATACGCTCTATGAACACCGATTGGAATAACAATAAAGAGCTAGAGTTATCTTTAGGCGCATTTAACGGACTCAGAGAACTGCACACACTAGATTTAGCATACAACAACATTCGAAAGATACCGTCGGACCTGTTCTGTGCGttggaaaatataatttcactaAACTTGACGCGTAACAAGATCAAGTTCGTAGACGAACTAGGCTTTGGCCACAAATGTGGTTCTACATTGCAGACCATAGATTTGAGCCACAATGATATAATGTCCCTCCCCGCTGACTCTGAAATTTTACATCTTAGAAGACTAACACAATTGTTTCTtcaagataataaaataagtgaatTGCCGGTTGATGTTTTCAGTGATCTACTTTCGTTGAAAGTTGTAAACCTTTCCGATAACgcaataaattacttaccaGAAGGGTTGTTTCATAATACGAGAGAAATTCGAGAAATTTATATGCAGAATAACGAGCTGGAAGCTTTGCCCAAGAGAATATTTAATCGGTTGGAACAATTGCTCGTTTTAGATCTTTCGGCGAATAAATTGAAGAGCGACCACATAGAAGATGAAACGTTCAGTGGTCTAATAAGATTAATCGTGCTCGACCTGTCCCACAACATAGTCGCACGCATCTCGCACAATATGTTCAAagacttgttttttttacaaatcctCAATTTAAACAACAATTCTATTGGGCATATCGAGGACAATGCCTTTTTACCACTTTTTAATCTTCATACTCTCAATTTGGGCCAAAACAAATTGCACACTATAGAGGATCACGTGTTTAACGgactgtttattttaaataagcttactttaaataataatttattgtcttATGTCAGTGATAAtgcatttaaaaattgttcagACCTAAAAGAATTAGATTTAAGCTCCAATAAATTGACCAAAATTCCAGAAGCCATTTTACAACTACCGTTTTTGAAATCGTTAGATTTGGGGGAGAACTTGTTGACAGAAATAACAAACAGTACGTTCCAAAACCTATCGCAGTTGACCGGGTTGCGCTTAATTGACAATCAAATTGGAAACCTTACAGCGGGAATGTTTTGGGGCTTGCCTAGCTTGCAGGTACTCAATTTggcgaaaaataaaatacagtcGATTGAGACTGAAACCTTTCAAAAGAACACGCAATTGGAAGCCGTTCGCCTCGATAGCAACTTCATTTCTGACATAAATGGTGTTTTTGTAGCTTTGACGAAATTATTATGGTTGAATTTATCTGAAAATCATTTAGTTTGGTTTGATTACGCTTTTATACCTGGCAGTTTGAAATGGCTGGATATCCACGCtaactttattgaaatacttggtaattattataaaattcagaAGGAATTACACGTGAAAACATTAGATGCTAGTCATAACCGTTTAGTAACTTTATCTGCGATGTCTATACCGAACAGCGTGGAGCttctgtttataaataataacttgaTATCGAGTATAGAGACAGATACATTTTTAGACAAGAGAAATTTAACTCGCGTCGATATGTATGCCAATGAGATTGAAAGTTTGGACATAGATAGTTTGCGTGTTTCGAGAGTGGCTGACGATAGAGCGCTACCAGAATTTTACATTAGTGGTAATCCCTTCCGTTGTGATTGCACAATGAAATGGCTTTTACTTATCAATTCTGTAACTTCTAGAGAATATCCACGTGTAATGGATTTAGAAAATGTGATATGTAAAGAGTCTTACGTACGAGGTGCCAAGTATCTCCCCGTTAGTTCATTACTTGTTAAAGATTTCTTGTGCAAATTTGAAACTTTTTGCGAGGATAGTTGTAAATGTTGCGATTTCATCAACTGTAATTGTAAAACTGTGTGTCCTATTAATTGTTCTTGTTATCACGATTCGTCTAAAACAACCAGCGTCATTGATTGTTCGGTGAAACAATTATATGCGCTACCTCACGATTTTCCAAAAGACGCTactcatatttatttagatggaaatgtttataatgaaataaacgaGACTGTTTTCAATCCAATGAGAAACgctattgttatttatttaaatgcaaGCAATATTGTTCATATACATAACAATACATTTAATCAAGTAGGTGCTCTGAAAATTTTGCATTtagataacaataaaataagtcGTTTATTGGGCCCCGAGTTTTCGAAGCTAAGCAACTTGAAAGAATTGTATCTTCAGAGTAATGTTATTGAGTATATATCGAATGAAACGTTTTCCTCTTTAGGGGCTCTGGAAATTTTACGCTTGGATGAAAACAGGCTCGTGAATTACGGACTGTGGCACCTAgataataacaaaaagttGCAAACCCTTTTTATTGGCAGTAATAATTGGTCTTGTGACTGCAAATATTTGCAAGGCTTTTTAACATATGTTTCTCAAAATGTTGAAAAAGTGGTTGATATCAACAGTTTATggtgtataaataataagctGAACTCAGCAAAGAAgtcattgaatttaaatgtgacaatttgcagcgaaataAACGATACTTCTATGATAAGCGCGTTTTTCGTTTCAAATAACCTGCCTTTGCTGGCGTCCGTTCTTACTGGGTTCatgcttattttattaatattagctTTAGTGTTCACGTTTAGATATGCTTGCAGAATGTGGCTGTATTCGAATTGCGGCATTAAGCTCTCCCCCCTTGCCGGTGCCTTCAAGGATACTGATAAGCTTTATGACGCTTATATTTGTTATAGTCCTAAAGACGAGGAGTTTGTTGTAGAATCATTAGCAAGAGAACTCGAGAATGGGTACCCTTCGTACCATCTCTGCCTCCATTATAGAGACGTACCTCAATTTGAAGCGACGTACGCACAATTTCCTGATTTAGTGGTTGAGGCAACGGAAGCCTCGAGGCGTATTATAGTAGTTTTAACGAAAAACTTTATCTTGACCGAATGGTCACAGATAGAGTTTCGACAGGCCCTACAGAAAGCGCTTCGAAAGAATccacataaattaataatagtcGCCGTAGGGCTCGTCCCACGAGATCCGGAACTGAAGTCGTATTTTAAAACGGGTTTGGAGATAACGTGGAAAGAGAAACGATTTTGGGAGAGGTTACGTTATGCTATGCCAATGTCGAAGCGCCACGGGCAAAAGTTAAAAAGACTCAATTATGGAAGAAATTCTAATACTTACACTGTGGACGCGTCTGTGTTGAATAGCACTTGTCAGACGTTATGTGGAAAGTCCGCCAATTCCGCCGAACGATCGCCTTGTGACCGCCCACTTTCAGAACATATCTATTCCACTATAGACTCGGACTATTCTTCCACAGATTTCCACGGTCGTAACCATCAGCCACAGTCCGTAGTGTTGCACCACACTGTCCAAACGTACCTGGTATAA